The following nucleotide sequence is from Chryseobacterium sp. CY350.
AAAACACTCGCACAGGTTTATACTTCGAATGGGGAGGTCTTTCACAGATTTACAAGTTTCTGCCAAGAATAGAATATAAAAAAATTGTAATATCTAAAGCCCAATGGAATGTCGTAGAAAGAGAGATCTTATCAATAGATTCAAACTCTAACAATAAAGCTGAATTCCTTGAACTCATGAAAAAATGGAGAACCAAAAGACAGGTTCCGAAATGGATTCAATGGGTAAAATCTGACAATACCTTGCCGATGAATTTAGAAAATTATGATCTGGCAAAACTATTTATTGAAACCGTAAAAAGTGAAAAACAAATCATGATTGAAGAATTTTTGTATCATGAAAAGGATGATTTTAAGCGTGAATTTATTTTTCCGATGTACAAATCCAACTAAAATGTTTGAGGAATATTCATGAAAAAAAGATAGGTTATGACAGTAATAAGAAAATTCGCCCCGGGAACAGAATGGCTCTACCTGAAAATTTACACTGGAGTAAAAACAGCAGATCTCATTTTAGAAGAAGCAATACAATCAGTAGCGCAATATTTTCTCGGTAATAATGAAATTTCAAAATGGTTTTTTATTCGCTATCATGATCCTAAACCACATTTGCGAGTAAGATTTTGCTTACATAATACTGAGGATTATTTTACTGTTCTTAACAAAATAAACGAAGAACTCCAAGAATTTACCGACAGTGGAGAAATTTCCAATATTTTAATTGAAACATATAATAGAGAAATCGAACGTTACGGACAAAACACCGTAGAAGAAGCGGAAACATTATTTCATAAAAATAGCGAATTTACTTTATTGTGTCTTCCGTACGACGATGAGGACAAGCTTATTTTCGGCATTTTTCTAATTGATCAAATATTGAATAAGCTTAATCTTGAAATTACTGAGAAATTAGCTTGGATTAGAAATTTTAATGATGCTTTCAAAGAGGAATTTAATGCTGACAAAAATCTCAACAGCCAGTTAGACAAAAAATACAGAGAGTTCAAACCAAAATTAATCAACTTTATACAGTCGGATGAGTTTTCGGATGAAAGAATTGCAATTGTTCTTCACACAGAAGAATGCGATGCTGCATTACA
It contains:
- a CDS encoding thiopeptide-type bacteriocin biosynthesis protein, translating into MTVIRKFAPGTEWLYLKIYTGVKTADLILEEAIQSVAQYFLGNNEISKWFFIRYHDPKPHLRVRFCLHNTEDYFTVLNKINEELQEFTDSGEISNILIETYNREIERYGQNTVEEAETLFHKNSEFTLLCLPYDDEDKLIFGIFLIDQILNKLNLEITEKLAWIRNFNDAFKEEFNADKNLNSQLDKKYREFKPKLINFIQSDEFSDERIAIVLHTEECDAALQNILQHHQNDVLGISLQTFFSSIFHMNINRLFVSDQRLFEMVIYDYLLRYYKSLAFATIKKNESFLITQ